In Rhodanobacter denitrificans, the sequence CCGTTGAGGCCGCTGGGCAGATCCGGCGCCGCCGAGTTGATCGCCGCCTGCACGTCGCGCGCGGCGGAATCCAGGTCGGTGCCGTTGCGGAACATCATGAAGACGAAGGTGCGGCCCTCGGAACTGGACGAGCGCATCGTCTCGATGCCGGGCACCTGGCCCAGGTGCCGTTCCAGCGGTGCGGCCACGGTGGACGCCATCGTGCTGGCGTCCGCGCCGGCCTGGCTGGCCTGCACGAAGATCGCCGGGAACTGCATGTTCGGCAGCGCCGCCACGCCGAGCAGGAAGTAGCCGATCATGCCGCCCACGAACAGGCCGATCGCCAGCAGCGAGGTGCCGATCGGGCGGCGGATGAAGGTGCCGGAGAGGTTCATGCGATCGACGAAAGCGGGGATGGGCGAAGCGGGCTGATCATCCCACCCTCAACGCGCGGGCCGCGAAAAGGTTGATCGCGCGGCGGCGCGAAGAGCGACCCCACCCCGACCCTCCCCTGCGAGCAGGGGAGGGAGCAAAGCACGGCTCCTCCCCCTGCACAGCAGGGGGAGGTTGGGAGGGGTGCTTCTGGCCGGGACGTCGGGCGCTGCCAGTCACGCCGCGTTGCTGGCCTGGGCCTGGGCCAGCGCGCGCCGCTCGCGGCGTTCGGCCAGCCAGTCGGAGAAGCGCTCCATGTACAGATAGATCACCGGCGTGGTGTACAGCGTGACCAGCTGCGACAGCAGCAGGCCGCCGACGATCGACACGCCCAGCGGCCGGCGCAGCTCGGCGCCGATGCCGTTGCCCAATGCCAGCGGCAACGCGCCGAGCATGGCCGCGGCGGTGGTCATCATGATCGGGCGGAAGCGCAGCAGGCAGGCGCGGCGGATCGCCTCGCGCGCGTTGAGGCCGGTGCGGCGCGCCTCGATCGCGAAGTCGATCATCATGATCGCGTTCTTCTTCACGATGCCGATCAGCAGCACGATGCCGACGATGCCGTCCACCGACAGGCTCATGCCGCACAGGATCAGCGCCAGCAGCGCGCCGACGCCGGCCGGCGGCAGCGTGGAGATGATCGTCAGCGGGTGGATGTAGCTCTCGTACAGCACGCCCAGCACGATGTAGATCACCACGATCGCGGCCAGCAGCAACAGCACCTCGTCGCCCAGCGAGGAGGTGAACTCGGCCGCCTTGCCGACGAACTCGCCGCGGATCTGCGGCGGGAAGTTCAGCTGCGCCTCGACCTGGTGGATCGCCGCCACCGCATCGGACAGCGAGTAGCCCGGCGCCACGTTGAACGCCAGCGTCACCGCCGGCAGCTGCTGCTGGTGGCTGACCACCAGCGGCGCGCTGGTCACCTGCGCGCTGACCAGCGAGGACAGCGGGATGCTGCCGCCGGCGCCGATCTCGAAGCCGATGTTGCCGGTATTGCCGATGCCCGAGGGCGTCGCCGAATTGCTCGACTTCAGCTGGCCGAAGCTGGTCGCGTTCGAGCCGGTGAGCGCGCCGTTGCCGTTGCCGCGCACGGTGAGCTTGGTCAGCAGGTCGTCGCTGCTGCGGAACTCCGGCGCCACCTCCAGCACCACGCGGTACTGGTTCAACTGGGTGAAGATGGTGGAGATCTGGCGCTGGCCGAACGCGTCGTACAAGGTGTCGTCGATGGTCTGCACCGGCACGCCGAGGCGGCTGGCCTTCTCGCGGTCGATGGTCAGCTTCAGCGCGTTGCCGTTGTCGGCCAGGTTGTTGTCCACGTCGGCCAGCTCCGGCCGCTGGCGCATCGCCTGGGTCATCTGGCTGGCGTAGCCGGCCAGCTCCGACGACTTCACCGCGGACAGCGAATACTGGTATTCGGTGGCGGCCACGCGGCTGTCCAGGGTCACGTCCTGCACCGGCTTCAGGTACAGCGCCACGCCGGGAATGCCGGCGACCGCGTGCTGCAGCCGCGGCAGCAGCGCATCCAGGCCGGCGCGGTCGCCGCGGTCCTTCAACACGATCGAGAGCTGGCCCTGGTTGAGCGTGGGGTTGATGGTGCCGGCGCCGATGAAGGCGGCCACGCCGGCCACCGCCGGGTCCTTGCGCAGCGCCTCGGCGACCGCCTTGGTGCGGTCCTCCATCTGCGGGAACGCGATGTTGTCGTCGGCCTGCACCACGCCGGTGATCAGGCCGGTGTCCTGCTCGGGCAGCAGGCCCTTGGGGATCACGATGTACAGGAACACGGTGAGCACCACCGCGGCGCCAGCCACCAGCATGGTCAGGCGCTGGTGGTCGAGCACCCAGTCCAGCGAGCTTTCGTACAGGCTGACCGTGCGCGACCACACCGTGCGCTTGCCGGCCGCGGCGTGCCGCTCGTGCGCGTCGTCGCCCTCCGGCAGCTGGTCGGGCTTGAGCAGGTAGGCGCA encodes:
- a CDS encoding efflux RND transporter permease subunit; its protein translation is MGFSTLFIRRPIATSLLMVAVLLLGILGYRQLPVSALPEIEAPSLVVSTQYPGASASTMAALITTPLERNLGQISGLTMMSSDSSAGLSTIILQFSMDRDIDIAAQDVQAAINQAKGTLPGNLPYPPVYNRVNPADAPILTLKLTSDSRQLREVNDLADSIIAQKLSQVQGVGLVSIAGNVRPAVRVQVNPAQLSNLGLTMEDVRSALTQANVNAPKGTLNGKTQSYSIGTNDQLSDAAEYKNTIISYKNNSPVRLSDVANVVDGVENDQLAAWANGQPAVLLDVRRQPGANIVQTVEQIRRVLPELRAALPADVHLDVFADRTVTIRASVHDVEFTLILTVFLVIGVIFVFLRRLWATIIPSVAVPLSLMGTFGVMAFTGMSLDNLSLMALTVATGFVVDDAIVMIENIVRYIEQGKDGKEAAEVGAKEIGFTVLSLTVSLVAVFLPLLLMPGVTGRLFHEFAWVLTIAVTISMLVSLTLTPMMCAYLLKPDQLPEGDDAHERHAAAGKRTVWSRTVSLYESSLDWVLDHQRLTMLVAGAAVVLTVFLYIVIPKGLLPEQDTGLITGVVQADDNIAFPQMEDRTKAVAEALRKDPAVAGVAAFIGAGTINPTLNQGQLSIVLKDRGDRAGLDALLPRLQHAVAGIPGVALYLKPVQDVTLDSRVAATEYQYSLSAVKSSELAGYASQMTQAMRQRPELADVDNNLADNGNALKLTIDREKASRLGVPVQTIDDTLYDAFGQRQISTIFTQLNQYRVVLEVAPEFRSSDDLLTKLTVRGNGNGALTGSNATSFGQLKSSNSATPSGIGNTGNIGFEIGAGGSIPLSSLVSAQVTSAPLVVSHQQQLPAVTLAFNVAPGYSLSDAVAAIHQVEAQLNFPPQIRGEFVGKAAEFTSSLGDEVLLLLAAIVVIYIVLGVLYESYIHPLTIISTLPPAGVGALLALILCGMSLSVDGIVGIVLLIGIVKKNAIMMIDFAIEARRTGLNAREAIRRACLLRFRPIMMTTAAAMLGALPLALGNGIGAELRRPLGVSIVGGLLLSQLVTLYTTPVIYLYMERFSDWLAERRERRALAQAQASNAA